AATAAAAAATAACGGCATCCGAAATAAGTGCAGCGTATGCGTAATATAATCAAATAGACCATGTGTGCTTGGGTCTGCCGTAAACCAAATATTGCTGAAGAACGGACTGTAGGCTAAAGCGGCATGAAATACGATGCCGAGCAATAGCGCGAGGCTGCGTAAATTATCAATGTAGTGTAATCGACTGTCTTTATTCATTAATGTGCCCAACTAACTTTTATTAATCAAGCATAAATGAATGAGGTTTCATGGCACTAGTCACAAAGCTCATAGACCGAGCTATGACAGATGTCACTGTTTTTACAACGCGAGTTCTGCAATAATTGCTAAAAAAATATGGCCACAGTAATGGAATCAACTATACGACATACAACCGATTGGCATTTCTCAACATTGGCATCGTGGCTTGGGGTGACATCGGCGTGTGCCTATTATGCCAACTCAGAATTAGCGCTATATTTGCAAATCATAGTAAGTGGTTCCATTTTAGCTATTTTGCTGTATGTGTTAAAACAGCCCAACAAATTTGTTCACGGCGTAGCGCTTGGCTATTTCCTGCTTATTTTGGCAATGATACAACTGAGTTCAACATCCTTAGTTTTTATCCACCTAGTGATGTTTACCGCGGTTTTTAGTCCTCATTTTTCGCTTCCTAAAATACTGGCTTGTGTTGTGGCCGCCATGCTGGTGTATGGTTTAACGCATTATGCGCGCTGGGAAAATGGCATTCCTTGGATCACGTTTACAATTTGGTTTTTCTTTTGCTTGATGAATTGGTTTGTCAGTCGCCGGATTGTCGAAAGTTTAAATACACATTACCAATCCCGCCAAAACTACAAAGAGTTAAAAGCCACCCAACACATGATGGGGGCGATGCATGCAGCGCAAGAGCGACAAAATATATCACGCGAGCTCCATGATTCACTCGGCCATAAGCTTACCGCGCTCAGCATTAATTTAGATTTTGCTAAAAGAGCTGCAAATGAAGCCACCGTTGAAACCCTCTCTCTTTGCCACCAACTTAGCCAAGAAGTATTGGCAGAGGTGCGCGAAATCGTTTCCACTCAGCGCAATGACAAAACGATACTTAAGCAAGCTCTTGAGGCCATTTGCGAACTAACACCTAATTTACACTGTGATCTCCAACTAAGTAAGGAGACAGAGCAGCTCCCGCAAGACTTTGCCCTGTGTGTATTGCGGTTTACCCAAGAGATGATCAGCAACACCCTTAAACATACCCAAGCAAACCATTTTACTTTGCATGTAAATGTCTCCCACGTTGGCCAACAGCCGCTGTTAATTGCAAAAGCGTATCACAATCAACCAGAGACCCATTTACCAAAACAAGGGAACGGATTAGCAGGATTAAATGAGCGAATGGCACAATTTGGCGGTGAATTCTCACAACAACTTGAGCAAGAAACACTGATCAATACCATGACACTACCACTAAATTTAGAAGAAAAAAGCCATGATAAAGTGCCTACTAGTTGAAGATCAGACCTTAGTTCGTTTAGGCCTCGCTAATTTACTCAACCTCGATAGCGCCATTAATATCGAAGCCCAAGCTGAAGATGGCTTACAAGCGCTTGCACTATTAGCTGAGCATAGTTTTGACATTGCTTTACTCGATATGAGAATGCCGAATTTAGATGGGCTCGGCGTGCTGCAAAAAATGCGTGAAAAGGGTGATAAAACCCCTGTGCTGATCATCACCACATTTGAAGATTGTGATGTATTAGTCAAAGCCCTTAATCTAGGTGCTCGTGGCTATGTGCTTAAAAACATTGAACTTGAAGAGCTCATTAGCGCTATCAAGCAGGTCGTTGCAGGTGAGCGAGTATTGCAAAGTGCGGTGACTGATTTTTTACTCAAAAAGCAACTAAGCCCTCAGCTCTGCTTAACAGGCAAAGAACAAACCGTATTGCAGTGTTTGTCTTTAGGCATGTCGAACAAAGTGATTGCCAAAAAGTTAGATAACTCTGAGGGGACTATTCGTAATCATGTGTCACAAATCCTTGCTAAATTAGAGGTAAAAGACCGCACTCAGGCCGTTATAAAAGCCATTAATCAAAACCTAATTTAACACGCGAACAACACCAAATTACTATTTTTGATTAGGGTGTATTGATGAACACAAAACGCTTTTTAAGTGCCACTATTTGTCATTAGGCTTAAGTGGTGCAATCAACATAAATAAGAGTAAACAAAACCAACTAATAAACAAACAGGCGACTATCCATGCTAGCTTTTCTTGGCGTCCCACTTTTTGTGACCTAGCAATGAGTATGATTGGCATCACCCAAATCTTGATTTCAGACATTAAAGATCTTCAATGTCTGCTCATGGCACATAGCAGTCAACTAAACTTGGCTGTATTTTCATGAAATTGGCTTTTTTAAAGTCTGTATTTAATAATTTTATACCATTATAAGCTTCAATATTATGCCAAGTTACACTTCACTTGTGTCGTTGTAGCTCAGTGAAATCGAATGTGGCTTTGCCAACTTATGCTTCAAACAACAATAATGGCTCAAGAGGGCATATACCAGAAAACTGATAAATTTAGAATAAAAGCCATTTTTAAAAATGGCTTTTATTGGTTGGGGGGTTATCGTTGTGTAAGTTGTTGGTTTATTTCTTCAAATATACTGGCATCGTCTATGGTTGAAGGTATTTGTAATTCTTCGCCATCGACTAGTTGACGTAGGTTTTTACGTAAAATTTTACCTGAACGAGTTTTTGGCAACCTATCGACACTAACGATATTTTTTAAGCATGCAATAGCGCCTATTTGATTGCGAACGGCAGCCACAAGCGCTTGTTCTACTTCTTTGGTTGAACCTACAAAATCATCTTTAAGCACAATCATACCCATAGGCAGTTGGCCTTTTAGAGGATCGTTTATAGCAAAAACAGCACATTCTGCAACGGCGGGGTGTGCGGCGACTATTTCTTCCATTTCGCCAGTTGAGAGTCTATGCCCTGCTACATTTATGACGTCATCGGTGCGGCC
The Pseudoalteromonas aliena SW19 DNA segment above includes these coding regions:
- a CDS encoding sensor histidine kinase, with the translated sequence MESTIRHTTDWHFSTLASWLGVTSACAYYANSELALYLQIIVSGSILAILLYVLKQPNKFVHGVALGYFLLILAMIQLSSTSLVFIHLVMFTAVFSPHFSLPKILACVVAAMLVYGLTHYARWENGIPWITFTIWFFFCLMNWFVSRRIVESLNTHYQSRQNYKELKATQHMMGAMHAAQERQNISRELHDSLGHKLTALSINLDFAKRAANEATVETLSLCHQLSQEVLAEVREIVSTQRNDKTILKQALEAICELTPNLHCDLQLSKETEQLPQDFALCVLRFTQEMISNTLKHTQANHFTLHVNVSHVGQQPLLIAKAYHNQPETHLPKQGNGLAGLNERMAQFGGEFSQQLEQETLINTMTLPLNLEEKSHDKVPTS
- a CDS encoding response regulator, translated to MIKCLLVEDQTLVRLGLANLLNLDSAINIEAQAEDGLQALALLAEHSFDIALLDMRMPNLDGLGVLQKMREKGDKTPVLIITTFEDCDVLVKALNLGARGYVLKNIELEELISAIKQVVAGERVLQSAVTDFLLKKQLSPQLCLTGKEQTVLQCLSLGMSNKVIAKKLDNSEGTIRNHVSQILAKLEVKDRTQAVIKAINQNLI